The following are encoded in a window of Bos indicus isolate NIAB-ARS_2022 breed Sahiwal x Tharparkar chromosome 21, NIAB-ARS_B.indTharparkar_mat_pri_1.0, whole genome shotgun sequence genomic DNA:
- the SERPINA5 gene encoding plasma serine protease inhibitor, with product MRLCLFLCLVLLGPRMATLRRSQKKKIQEVPPAVTTAPPGSRDFVFDLYRALAAAAPAQNIFFSPLSITVSLAMLSLGAQSNTKAQILEGLGIGPGEGSEEELHSASQRLLRELQQPQDSLQLSLGNALFTKPRLPIQEAFLGAMRTLYLADTFPTNFEDPEGAKKKINDYVAKQTKGKIVDLIKSLDGTQVMVMVNYIFFKAKWETSFNLKSTHEQDFYVTPETVVRVPMMKQQDQFYYLLDRNLSCKVVGVPYQGNATAFFILPREGEMEQVENGLKEKTLKKWLRMPMKRRLELYLPKFSIEGSYQLEEVLPKLGIRDIFTSDADLTGISNHSSIRVSEMVHKAVVEVDESGTQAAAATGMVITFKSARLGSQRIVFNRPFLVLIVKNSKHILFLGKVTRP from the exons ATGCGTCTCTGTCTCTTCCTGTGCCTGGTGCTCCTCGGGCCGCGGATGGCCACCCTCCGGCGCtcccaaaagaagaaaatccaggAGGTGCCGCCAGCGGTTACCACGGCGCCGCCAGGCAGCAGGGACTTTGTCTTCGACCTCTACAGGGCCTTGGCCGCAGCCGCCCCCGCTCAGAACATCTTCTTCTCCCCTCTGAGCATCACCGTGAGCCTGGCCATGCTCTCCCTGGGTGCTCAATCCAACACGAAGGCGCAGATCCTGGAAGGCCTGGGCATCGGCCCGGGGGAAGGCTCGGAGGAGGAGCTCCACAGCGCCTCCCAGAGGCTGCTGCGCGAGCTCCAGCAGCCCCAAGACAGCCTCCAGCTGAGCCTGGGCAACGCCCTGTTCACCAAGCCCAGGTTGCCCATCCAGGAGGCCTTCCTGGGTGCCATGAGGACTCTGTACCTGGCAGACACTTTCCCCACGAACTTTGAGGACCCCGAAGGGGCCAAGAAGAAGATCAATGATTACGTGGCAAAGCAAACGAAAGGCAAGATTGTGGACTTGATAAAGAGCCTGGATGGCACCCAGGTCATGGTCATGGtgaattacattttctttaaag CTAAGTGGGAGACAAGCTTCAACCTCAAAAGCACCCACGAGCAGGACTTCTacgtgaccccagagacggtggTGCGGGTCCCCATGATGAAACAACAGGACCAGTTTTACTACCTCCTGGACCGAAACCTCTCCTGCAAGGTGGTGGGGGTCCCCTACCAAGGGAACGCCACTGCCTTCTTCATTCTCCCCCGCGAGGGGGAAATGGAGCAGGTGGAAAATGGCCTGAAGGAAAAAACACTCAAGAAGTGGCTCAGGATGCCCATGAAGAG GCGGCTTGAGCTTTATCTTCCCAAGTTCTCTATTGAGGGCTCCTATCAGCTGGAGGAAGTCCTCCCCAAGCTGGGGATCAGAGACATCTTCACCTCCGACGCCGACCTGACCGGCATCTCCAACCACTCCAGCATCCGGGTCTCTGAG ATGGTGCACAAAGCTGTGGTGGAGGTGGATGAGTCTGGAACCCAAGCGGCTGCAGCCACGGGGATGGTCATCACGTTCAAATCTGCCCGATTGGGCTCTCAAAGGATAGTCTTCAACAGGCCTTTTCTGGTGCTCATTGTGAAGAACAGCAAACACATCCTTTTCTTAGGCAAAGTGACTCGCCCTTGA